The following are encoded together in the Drosophila sechellia strain sech25 chromosome 3R, ASM438219v1, whole genome shotgun sequence genome:
- the LOC6606179 gene encoding box A-binding factor isoform X3 codes for MTKTTKPKEKAAAGGAVIGSGSGLGSAAKAGGGSLLTNAADSKIRTAKSNNNKRQAGRAATTAATAAATTTTATALAATTTAGATGSNAAAKETAIAIETENGEAATPTAAATPAAANLSSLESARSQALTSVVSETARQAVTTANASATATPTSTVIAAATEIATATASDAAATSEAAIDDDPSAINTNNNNNSKAQNDASESVKTKVISYHQSEDPQQQQQAQIYEQQQQFLSQQLISHHQQEQHQQAQQQQQHQQAVQEQHQASWLAYDLTSGSAAAAAAAVAAASHPHLFGQFPYPPSHHTSTQLYEHYPSTDPIMRNNFAFYSVYTGGGGGVTSHEHLAAAAAAGAAVAQGTTPNIDEVIQDTLKDECFEDGHSTDYHVLTSVSDMHTLKDAASPYALTHEQLHQQQHHHQQQLHHHQQQQQQLYHQQQQQQQHHHPHNNSTSSAGGDSPSSSHALSTLQSFTQLTSATQRDSLSPENDAYFAAAQLGSSLQNSSVYAGSLLAQTANGIQYGMQSPNQTHAHLQQQHHQQQQQQQQHQQHQQQQLQQQQHHHNQHQHHNSSSSSPGPAGLHHSSSSAATAAAVAAATAAVNGHNSSLEDGYGSPRSSHSGGGGGGTLPAFQRIAYPNSGSVERYAPMTNYRGQNDTWFDPLGYATSSSGQAQLGAGVGAGVVSNVIRNGRAISAANAAAAAAVDGTTGRVDPGTFLSASASLSAMAAESGGDFYKPNSFNVGGGGRSKANTSGAASSYSCPGSSATSAATSAVASGTAATAATTLDEHVSRANSRRLSASKRAGLSCSNCHTTHTSLWRRNPAGEPVCNACGLYYKLHSVPRPLTMKKDTIQKRKRKPKGTKSEKSKSKSKNALNAIMESGSLATSCHNVGVVLDSSQMDVNDEISTSSATEQQQRLNQRPPVAGPTAAELHYGGSSSSSGGGGSGGDQDGGLVAHLPGQLLHGVGGTYGHLNTDHGIEHIIVPESQQHY; via the exons ATGACGAAAACGACAAAGCCCAAGGAGAAGGCAGCGGCGGGAGGGGCGGTGATAGGGTCGGGATCGGGATTGGGTTCCGCGGCCAAGGCGGGCGGCGGTAGTCTGCTTACGAATGCGGCGGACAGTAAGATCCGCACGGCGAagtccaacaacaacaagcggcAGGCAGGACGAGCGGCGACcactgcagcaacagcagcagcaactacaacaacagcaacagccttagcggcaacaacaacagcgggaGCAACAGGATCAAATGCAgcagcgaaagagacggcaatAGCGATCGAAACGGAGAACGGAGAAGCAGCGACGCCGACTGCGGCAGCAACGCCCGCCGCAGCGAATTTATCGTCACTTGAGTCCGCTCGCTCGCAGGCTCTCACTTCAGTTGTCAGCGAAACAGCAAGGCAAGCGGTTACCACAGCAAACGCgtcggcaacagcaacaccaacatCAACAGTtatagcagcagcaacagaaatAGCAACCGCAACAGCAAGCGACGCGGCAGCAACATCTGAAGCAGCGATCGATGACGATCCAAGTGCGAtaaatactaataataataataatagtaaagCGCAGAACGACGCGAGTGAAAGTGTTAAAACAAAAGTGATAAGCTACCATCAGTCGGAGGatccacagcagcagcaacaagccCAGATCTacgagcaacagcaacagtttCTCAGCCAGCAATTAATAAGCCACcatcagcaggagcagcatcagcaggcgcagcagcagcaacagcatcagcaggCGGTGCAGGAGCAACACCAGGCCAGTTGGCTGGCCTATGACCTGACCAGCGgatcagcggcagcagcagcggcggccgTGGCAGCAGCATCGCATCCCCATCTCTTCGGGCAGTTCCCCTATCCGCCCAGCCATCATACGTCTACCCAGCTCTACGAGCACTACCCCAGCACGGATCCCATAATGCGGAACAACTTTGCGTTCTACAGCGTCTACACCGGAGGCGGTGGCGGAGTGACCAGCCATGAGCATttggcagcggcggcggctgcgGGAGCAGCAGTGGCCCAGGGTACCACGCCCAACATAGACGAGGTCATCCAGGACACGCTGAAGGACGAGTGCTTCGAGGATGGCCACAGCACCGACTACCATGTGCTGACCTCCGTGTCCGATATGCATACGCTGAAGGACGCCGCCAGTCCCTATGCCCTCACCCACGAGCAactccaccagcagcagcaccaccaccagcagcaactacatcaccaccagcagcagcagcagcaactctaccaccagcaacagcagcagcagcaacatcaccaTCCCCATAACAACTCCACCAGTTCGGCAGGCGGGGACTCCCCGTCGTCCTCGCACGCACTGTCCACCCTGCAGAGCTTCACCCAGCTGACCAGCGCCACCCAGCGTGATAGCCTCTCGCCGGAGAATGACGCCTACTTTGCGGCCGCCCAGCTCGGCAGCAGCTTGCAGAACAG CTCTGTTTATGCTGGCTCCTTGCTTGCTCAGACGGCCAATGGCATTCAGTACGGCATGCAGTCCCCCAACCAAACGCACGCCCatctccagcagcagcaccatcaacagcagcaacagcagcagcaacatcagcaacaccagcagcagcaactgcagcagcagcaacatcaccacaatcagcaccagcaccacaactccagcagcagcagtccgGGGCCAGCGGGTCTGCACCACTCGAGCTCCTCTGCGGCcacggcggcagcggtggctgCGGCAACGGCGGCGGTCAATGGACACAACAGCTCCTTGGAGGACGGCTACGGATCGCCAAGGAGCAGCCACAGTGGCGGCGGGGGCGGTGGTACACTGCCAGCCTTCCAGCGGATCGCATACCCCAACAGTGGCTCGGTGGAACGTTATGCTCCGATGACCAATTATCGCGGTCAG AACGATACCTGGTTCGATCCGTTAGGCTACGCCACCTCCTCTTCCGGTCAGGCGCAGTTGGGCGCCGGAGTTGGAGCCGGAGTGGTCTCGAATGTGATACGAAATGGGCGGGCCATTTCGGCTGCTaatgcagcagccgcagccgcAGTGGATGGAACCACTGGACGCGTAGATCCTGGAACCTTTCTCTCCGCCTCGGCATCGTTGTCAGCAA TGGCCGCTGAATCAGGCGGGGATTTCTATAAACCCAACTCATTTAATGTGGGCGGCGGTGGCCGTAGTAAGGCCAACACGAGTGGTGCCGCCAGCTCCTACTCCTGTCCAGGCTCGAGTGCAACCTCGGCGGCGACTTCGGCGGTGGCGTCGGGAAcggcagcaactgcagcgacGACGCTCGACGAGCACGTTAGTCGCGCCAATTCGAGACGCTTG AGCGCCTCAAAGCGAGCCGGACTTTCCTGCTCCAACTGCCACACCACCCACACTTCGTTGTGGCGCCGCAATCCCGCCGGAGAGCCCGTCTGCAATGCCTGCGGCCTGTACTATAAGCTCCACAGTGTCCCACGGCCACTGACCATGAAAAAGGACACCATTCAG AAACGCAAGCGCAAGCCCAAGGGAACGAAGAGCGAGAAGTCCAAGtcaaagtcgaagaacgcttTGAATGCCATCATGGAAAGTGGTTCATTGGCGACCAGTTGCCATAACGTTGGCGTCGTCCTGGACAGCAGCCAAATGGATGTCAATGACG AAATATCTACAAGCTCAGCAactgagcagcagcagcggctcaACCAGCGACCACCAGTTGCTGGCCCAACTGCTGCCGAACTCCATtacggcggcagcagcagcagcagcggcggcggcggcagcggcggcgatCAAGACGGAGGCCTTGTCGCTCACCTCCCAGGCCAACTGCTCCACGGCGTCGGCGGGACTTATGGTCACCTCAACACCGACCACGGCATCGAACACATTATCGTCCCTGAGTCACAGCAACATTATTAG